One Falco peregrinus isolate bFalPer1 chromosome 6, bFalPer1.pri, whole genome shotgun sequence DNA segment encodes these proteins:
- the SMCO3 gene encoding single-pass membrane and coiled-coil domain-containing protein 3, translating into MALSDLLYPDNPKRRQELIHLHQELLDCMSTNFHATNELAGVLNEHLGCTITLIQMKESSTVKENCDIIIQAMSEIQHQVQKIDSDMKEKLEPVLYQKLYDIKEPELEKIAIAHKVFSVVLGEATSTAGMVAIKLLGSNLITLTVSKLVSLLAQIGASVLGGISITILGLGIEMILHAILGAVERNQLLTAVRSYEEHLAEFKAASEKYQRAINEVTSLVRQQVQ; encoded by the coding sequence ATGGCATTGAGTGACCTCCTTTACCCAGATAACCCCAAAAGAAGGCAAGAATTGATCCATCTGCACCAGGAATTGCTCGACTGCATGTCCACAAATTTCCATGCAACAAATGAGCTGGCTGGAGTGCTGAATGAACACCTGGGCTGTACAATTACCCTCATTCAGATGAAAGAGAGCAGCACTGTCAAGGAAAACTGTGACATCATCATTCAAGCGATGAGTGAGATTCAGCATCAAGTGCAGAAGATTGATAGTGACATGAAGGAAAAGCTAGAGCCTGTGCTGTACCAAAAGCTGTATGACATCAAAGAGCCTGAGTTGGAGAAAATTGCAATAGCCCATaaagttttttctgttgttcttggAGAAGCAACTTCAACAGCTGGGATGGTAGCTATCAAACTTCTTGGCTCCAACCTTATAACTCTCACCGTAAGCAAGCTCGTCAGTCTCCTTGCACAGATTGGGGCATCTGTTCTTGGGGGAATCAGCATCACCATTCTTGGGCTCGGCATTGAAATGATCCTTCATGCCATCCTGGGAGCCGTGGAGAGGAATCAGCTTCTCACAGCTGTGAGAAGCTATGAGGAGCACCTGGCTGAATTTAAAGCAGCCTCAGAAAAGTACCAGCGTGCCATAAATGAAGTGACTTCTTTGGTGAGACAGCAGGTTCAGTGA